One window of Syngnathus acus chromosome 16, fSynAcu1.2, whole genome shotgun sequence genomic DNA carries:
- the ica1 gene encoding islet cell autoantigen 1 isoform X4, which translates to MQIILKNGKQELLFLGRPRAPGPGLAFCGEPFPTALLENQADAHQGERHKRGPTRGGLRRRTGCQAGGVSLHPEDVHGAAEGDRTVPEEDLLSFPGGERAGSLSALSGLSGQKPCGKDHAGHGQSALLLLPTEEVETFRFRAISDTWLTAKRMEQSRTEYRGALLWMKDVSAELDPDTRKQMDRFRKVQAEVRCTKRSFDQLKTDVCQKVDLLGASRCNLLSHVLATYQTTLLHFWEKTSHTMAAIHENFRGCLHHEEPSREKKKKRKKSRVQKKDEDNAAQEELVSLGDDGRSSTTKEGETCESSWELAEEDKDGSALLEEILGGLTLHDPAPLSRQWSPVFGDTQDGIAAAAEPRSLFLPSQLLDQNLNQAAQLAASERGGTTSQPVAMGIERPQDASGFKAGSSSGPSKDLSAWFNLFADLDPLANPDTIGKSHAEQQLHNA; encoded by the exons ATGCAG ATTATCCTAAAAAATGGAAAGCAGGAACTT CTGTTCCTCGGGCGACCCCGAGCTCCTGGGCCAGGACTCGCGTTCTGCGGTGAGCCGTTTCCAACAGCGTTACTGGAAAACCAAGCAGACGCTCATCAGGGTGAGCGGCACAAAAGAGGACCAACACGTGGTGGCCTCAGACGCAGAACTGGATGCCAAGCTGGAG GTGTTTCACTCCATCCAGAGGACGTGCATGGAGCTGCTGAAGGTGATCGAACAGTACCAGAGGAGGATCTGCT TTCTTTCCCAGGAGGAGAACGAGCTGGGTCGCTTTCTGCGCTCTCAGGGCTCTCAGGACAAAAGCCGTGCGGGAAAGATCATGCAGGCCACGGGCAAAGCGCTCTGCTTCTCCTCCCAACAGAG GAGGTGGAGACGTTTCGCTTCCGGGCCATCTCGGACACGTGGTTGACGGCCAAGCGCATGGAGCAGAGCCGCACCGAGTACAGAGGCGCTCTACTGTGGATGAAGGACGTCTCCGCCGAGCTGGACCCAGACACGCGCAAGCAGATGGACAGGTTTCGCAAG GTTCAGGCGGAGGTCCGCTGCACTAAGCGTAGCTTCGATCAGCTGAAGACGGACGTGTGCCAGAAGGTGGACCTGCTGGGAGCCAGTCGCTGCAACCTGCTGTCCCACGTGCTGGCCACCTACCAG ACCACTCTGCTGCACTTCTGGGAGAAGACCTCCCACACCATGGCCGCAATTCACGAGAACTTCAGGGGCTGCCTGCACCACGAG GAGCCATCAagggaaaagaagaagaagaggaagaaaagtaGAGTACAGAAAAAAGATGAAGACAATGCTGCTCAGGAAGA actTGTCTCATTGGGGGATGACGGCAGAAGCAGTACAACAAAAGAAG GAGAAACGTGTGAATCATCCTGGGAGCTTGCAGAAGAGGACAAGGACGGCTCGGCCTTGCTGGAGGAGATCCTGGGAGGCTTGACGCTTCACGACCCCGCCCCCTTGTCCCGACAGTGGAGTCCGGTGTTTGGAGACACCCAGGACGGAATCGCCGCGGCTGCAGAACCACGCTCACTCTTTCTACCGTCTCAGCTTCTGGACCAAAACTTGAACCAAGCTGCTCAACTCGCAG CTTCAGAGAGAGGCGGGACCACCTCGCAACCTGTCGCCATGGGAATTGAGCGCCCCCAAGATGCCAGTGGATTTAAAG CAGGGAGCTCTTCCGGTCCATCCAAGGACCTGTCGGCATGGTTCAATCTGTTTGCAGACTTGGATCCCCTGGCCAACCCGGACACAATCGGAAAAAGTCACGCTGAGCAACAACTTCACAATGCTTAG
- the ica1 gene encoding islet cell autoantigen 1 isoform X2 — MESRNFCSSGDPELLGQDSRSAVSRFQQRYWKTKQTLIRVSGTKEDQHVVASDAELDAKLEVFHSIQRTCMELLKVIEQYQRRICFLSQEENELGRFLRSQGSQDKSRAGKIMQATGKALCFSSQQRTALRKPLCRLYQEVETFRFRAISDTWLTAKRMEQSRTEYRGALLWMKDVSAELDPDTRKQMDRFRKVQAEVRCTKRSFDQLKTDVCQKVDLLGASRCNLLSHVLATYQTTLLHFWEKTSHTMAAIHENFRGCLHHEEPSREKKKKRKKSRVQKKDEDNAAQEELVSLGDDGRSSTTKEGETCESSWELAEEDKDGSALLEEILGGLTLHDPAPLSRQWSPVFGDTQDGIAAAAEPRSLFLPSQLLDQNLNQAAQLAASERGGTTSQPVAMGIERPQDASGFKGSSSGPSKDLSAWFNLFADLDPLANPDTIGKSHAEQQLHNA, encoded by the exons ATGGAAAGCAGGAACTT CTGTTCCTCGGGCGACCCCGAGCTCCTGGGCCAGGACTCGCGTTCTGCGGTGAGCCGTTTCCAACAGCGTTACTGGAAAACCAAGCAGACGCTCATCAGGGTGAGCGGCACAAAAGAGGACCAACACGTGGTGGCCTCAGACGCAGAACTGGATGCCAAGCTGGAG GTGTTTCACTCCATCCAGAGGACGTGCATGGAGCTGCTGAAGGTGATCGAACAGTACCAGAGGAGGATCTGCT TTCTTTCCCAGGAGGAGAACGAGCTGGGTCGCTTTCTGCGCTCTCAGGGCTCTCAGGACAAAAGCCGTGCGGGAAAGATCATGCAGGCCACGGGCAAAGCGCTCTGCTTCTCCTCCCAACAGAG AACGGCGCTGAGGAAGCCCCTGTGCCGGCTGTACCAGGAGGTGGAGACGTTTCGCTTCCGGGCCATCTCGGACACGTGGTTGACGGCCAAGCGCATGGAGCAGAGCCGCACCGAGTACAGAGGCGCTCTACTGTGGATGAAGGACGTCTCCGCCGAGCTGGACCCAGACACGCGCAAGCAGATGGACAGGTTTCGCAAG GTTCAGGCGGAGGTCCGCTGCACTAAGCGTAGCTTCGATCAGCTGAAGACGGACGTGTGCCAGAAGGTGGACCTGCTGGGAGCCAGTCGCTGCAACCTGCTGTCCCACGTGCTGGCCACCTACCAG ACCACTCTGCTGCACTTCTGGGAGAAGACCTCCCACACCATGGCCGCAATTCACGAGAACTTCAGGGGCTGCCTGCACCACGAG GAGCCATCAagggaaaagaagaagaagaggaagaaaagtaGAGTACAGAAAAAAGATGAAGACAATGCTGCTCAGGAAGA actTGTCTCATTGGGGGATGACGGCAGAAGCAGTACAACAAAAGAAG GAGAAACGTGTGAATCATCCTGGGAGCTTGCAGAAGAGGACAAGGACGGCTCGGCCTTGCTGGAGGAGATCCTGGGAGGCTTGACGCTTCACGACCCCGCCCCCTTGTCCCGACAGTGGAGTCCGGTGTTTGGAGACACCCAGGACGGAATCGCCGCGGCTGCAGAACCACGCTCACTCTTTCTACCGTCTCAGCTTCTGGACCAAAACTTGAACCAAGCTGCTCAACTCGCAG CTTCAGAGAGAGGCGGGACCACCTCGCAACCTGTCGCCATGGGAATTGAGCGCCCCCAAGATGCCAGTGGATTTAAAG GGAGCTCTTCCGGTCCATCCAAGGACCTGTCGGCATGGTTCAATCTGTTTGCAGACTTGGATCCCCTGGCCAACCCGGACACAATCGGAAAAAGTCACGCTGAGCAACAACTTCACAATGCTTAG
- the ica1 gene encoding islet cell autoantigen 1 isoform X1, giving the protein MESRNFCSSGDPELLGQDSRSAVSRFQQRYWKTKQTLIRVSGTKEDQHVVASDAELDAKLEVFHSIQRTCMELLKVIEQYQRRICFLSQEENELGRFLRSQGSQDKSRAGKIMQATGKALCFSSQQRTALRKPLCRLYQEVETFRFRAISDTWLTAKRMEQSRTEYRGALLWMKDVSAELDPDTRKQMDRFRKVQAEVRCTKRSFDQLKTDVCQKVDLLGASRCNLLSHVLATYQTTLLHFWEKTSHTMAAIHENFRGCLHHEEPSREKKKKRKKSRVQKKDEDNAAQEELVSLGDDGRSSTTKEGETCESSWELAEEDKDGSALLEEILGGLTLHDPAPLSRQWSPVFGDTQDGIAAAAEPRSLFLPSQLLDQNLNQAAQLAASERGGTTSQPVAMGIERPQDASGFKAGSSSGPSKDLSAWFNLFADLDPLANPDTIGKSHAEQQLHNA; this is encoded by the exons ATGGAAAGCAGGAACTT CTGTTCCTCGGGCGACCCCGAGCTCCTGGGCCAGGACTCGCGTTCTGCGGTGAGCCGTTTCCAACAGCGTTACTGGAAAACCAAGCAGACGCTCATCAGGGTGAGCGGCACAAAAGAGGACCAACACGTGGTGGCCTCAGACGCAGAACTGGATGCCAAGCTGGAG GTGTTTCACTCCATCCAGAGGACGTGCATGGAGCTGCTGAAGGTGATCGAACAGTACCAGAGGAGGATCTGCT TTCTTTCCCAGGAGGAGAACGAGCTGGGTCGCTTTCTGCGCTCTCAGGGCTCTCAGGACAAAAGCCGTGCGGGAAAGATCATGCAGGCCACGGGCAAAGCGCTCTGCTTCTCCTCCCAACAGAG AACGGCGCTGAGGAAGCCCCTGTGCCGGCTGTACCAGGAGGTGGAGACGTTTCGCTTCCGGGCCATCTCGGACACGTGGTTGACGGCCAAGCGCATGGAGCAGAGCCGCACCGAGTACAGAGGCGCTCTACTGTGGATGAAGGACGTCTCCGCCGAGCTGGACCCAGACACGCGCAAGCAGATGGACAGGTTTCGCAAG GTTCAGGCGGAGGTCCGCTGCACTAAGCGTAGCTTCGATCAGCTGAAGACGGACGTGTGCCAGAAGGTGGACCTGCTGGGAGCCAGTCGCTGCAACCTGCTGTCCCACGTGCTGGCCACCTACCAG ACCACTCTGCTGCACTTCTGGGAGAAGACCTCCCACACCATGGCCGCAATTCACGAGAACTTCAGGGGCTGCCTGCACCACGAG GAGCCATCAagggaaaagaagaagaagaggaagaaaagtaGAGTACAGAAAAAAGATGAAGACAATGCTGCTCAGGAAGA actTGTCTCATTGGGGGATGACGGCAGAAGCAGTACAACAAAAGAAG GAGAAACGTGTGAATCATCCTGGGAGCTTGCAGAAGAGGACAAGGACGGCTCGGCCTTGCTGGAGGAGATCCTGGGAGGCTTGACGCTTCACGACCCCGCCCCCTTGTCCCGACAGTGGAGTCCGGTGTTTGGAGACACCCAGGACGGAATCGCCGCGGCTGCAGAACCACGCTCACTCTTTCTACCGTCTCAGCTTCTGGACCAAAACTTGAACCAAGCTGCTCAACTCGCAG CTTCAGAGAGAGGCGGGACCACCTCGCAACCTGTCGCCATGGGAATTGAGCGCCCCCAAGATGCCAGTGGATTTAAAG CAGGGAGCTCTTCCGGTCCATCCAAGGACCTGTCGGCATGGTTCAATCTGTTTGCAGACTTGGATCCCCTGGCCAACCCGGACACAATCGGAAAAAGTCACGCTGAGCAACAACTTCACAATGCTTAG
- the ica1 gene encoding islet cell autoantigen 1 isoform X3, producing the protein MESRNFCSSGDPELLGQDSRSAVSRFQQRYWKTKQTLIRVSGTKEDQHVVASDAELDAKLEVFHSIQRTCMELLKVIEQYQRRICFLSQEENELGRFLRSQGSQDKSRAGKIMQATGKALCFSSQQRTALRKPLCRLYQEVETFRFRAISDTWLTAKRMEQSRTEYRGALLWMKDVSAELDPDTRKQMDRFRKVQAEVRCTKRSFDQLKTDVCQKVDLLGASRCNLLSHVLATYQTTLLHFWEKTSHTMAAIHENFRGCLHHEEPSREKKKKRKKSRVQKKDEDNAAQEELVSLGDDGRSSTTKEETCESSWELAEEDKDGSALLEEILGGLTLHDPAPLSRQWSPVFGDTQDGIAAAAEPRSLFLPSQLLDQNLNQAAQLAASERGGTTSQPVAMGIERPQDASGFKAGSSSGPSKDLSAWFNLFADLDPLANPDTIGKSHAEQQLHNA; encoded by the exons ATGGAAAGCAGGAACTT CTGTTCCTCGGGCGACCCCGAGCTCCTGGGCCAGGACTCGCGTTCTGCGGTGAGCCGTTTCCAACAGCGTTACTGGAAAACCAAGCAGACGCTCATCAGGGTGAGCGGCACAAAAGAGGACCAACACGTGGTGGCCTCAGACGCAGAACTGGATGCCAAGCTGGAG GTGTTTCACTCCATCCAGAGGACGTGCATGGAGCTGCTGAAGGTGATCGAACAGTACCAGAGGAGGATCTGCT TTCTTTCCCAGGAGGAGAACGAGCTGGGTCGCTTTCTGCGCTCTCAGGGCTCTCAGGACAAAAGCCGTGCGGGAAAGATCATGCAGGCCACGGGCAAAGCGCTCTGCTTCTCCTCCCAACAGAG AACGGCGCTGAGGAAGCCCCTGTGCCGGCTGTACCAGGAGGTGGAGACGTTTCGCTTCCGGGCCATCTCGGACACGTGGTTGACGGCCAAGCGCATGGAGCAGAGCCGCACCGAGTACAGAGGCGCTCTACTGTGGATGAAGGACGTCTCCGCCGAGCTGGACCCAGACACGCGCAAGCAGATGGACAGGTTTCGCAAG GTTCAGGCGGAGGTCCGCTGCACTAAGCGTAGCTTCGATCAGCTGAAGACGGACGTGTGCCAGAAGGTGGACCTGCTGGGAGCCAGTCGCTGCAACCTGCTGTCCCACGTGCTGGCCACCTACCAG ACCACTCTGCTGCACTTCTGGGAGAAGACCTCCCACACCATGGCCGCAATTCACGAGAACTTCAGGGGCTGCCTGCACCACGAG GAGCCATCAagggaaaagaagaagaagaggaagaaaagtaGAGTACAGAAAAAAGATGAAGACAATGCTGCTCAGGAAGA actTGTCTCATTGGGGGATGACGGCAGAAGCAGTACAACAAAAGAAG AAACGTGTGAATCATCCTGGGAGCTTGCAGAAGAGGACAAGGACGGCTCGGCCTTGCTGGAGGAGATCCTGGGAGGCTTGACGCTTCACGACCCCGCCCCCTTGTCCCGACAGTGGAGTCCGGTGTTTGGAGACACCCAGGACGGAATCGCCGCGGCTGCAGAACCACGCTCACTCTTTCTACCGTCTCAGCTTCTGGACCAAAACTTGAACCAAGCTGCTCAACTCGCAG CTTCAGAGAGAGGCGGGACCACCTCGCAACCTGTCGCCATGGGAATTGAGCGCCCCCAAGATGCCAGTGGATTTAAAG CAGGGAGCTCTTCCGGTCCATCCAAGGACCTGTCGGCATGGTTCAATCTGTTTGCAGACTTGGATCCCCTGGCCAACCCGGACACAATCGGAAAAAGTCACGCTGAGCAACAACTTCACAATGCTTAG